Proteins co-encoded in one Prunus persica cultivar Lovell chromosome G6, Prunus_persica_NCBIv2, whole genome shotgun sequence genomic window:
- the LOC18774439 gene encoding ankyrin repeat-containing protein NPR4 isoform X1, producing MSSPGPQSTPASTKPKHPSRHLLEKSNREVYLKLCVPLHKAAIRGDWDTAKGILSIDPTLSSAGITKGWLTALHIAAGARHIHFVEELVKMMDEEDLALQDNKENTALSFAAGAGAIEIAKIMIQKNKLLPTIKTGEGLTPLFMAALLGRSEMAWYLYPKTYPMLKETDRNALFFSCIDTGLYDLAMKMLEDDTTLATAHNSNAETALHVLARRPLEFGGRSTLGMCSRLRKSLVSGIEDSYKSSKQTKALELVECLWNQILKHDDDYVMRLIAEPSEVLFDATRLGNYEFLSVLINSYPDLLWETDDENRTMFHVAVLYRHASIFNLVHETGSIKDIIVTYTDDENNNILHLAAKLAPQNQLNLVSGAALQMQRELVWFEEVKKIVQPLSIDMKNKDGKTPRELFTSEHEGLLCKGESWMKNTANSCMLVATIITTVVFSAAFSIPGGIADNTGAPKFLKDTAFLIFVISDGVALFSSSTSTLMFLYILTSRYAENDFLKSLPLKLMAGLASLFISMTSMMIAFSTAFYLSCHYGLRFVSDFIFIFAFVPVVLFVFLQYPLLCDMFLSTYYSSLIFQPRKHMIQ from the exons ATGTCTAGCCCAGGACCACAATCTACACCTGCTTCCACAAAGCCTAAGCATCCTTCACGTCATCTGCTAGAAAAAAGCAACA GAGAAGTATACTTGAAGTTATGTGTGCCCCTGCACAAAGCTGCAATAAGGGGTGATTGGGATACCGCTAAAGGAATCTTATCTATCGATCCTACACTTTCAAGTGCTGGCATAACAAAAGGATGGCTGACTGCTCTTCACATTGCAGCAGGTGCAAGGCATATTCACTTTGTGGAGGAACTGGTCAAAATGATGGATGAAGAAGACTTGGCACTTCAAgacaacaaagaaaacactGCATTGAGTTTTGCCGCCGGAGCTGGAGCCATAGAAATTGCCAAGATTATGattcagaaaaataagttattgcCAACAATTAAAACTGGTGAAGGACTGACACCGCTCTTTATGGCTGCTTTGCTAGGACGGTCTGAAATGGCGTGGTACTTATACCCTAAAACGTATCCAATGCTAAAGGAAACGGACCGCAAtgctctatttttttcttgtatcGATACTGGTCTTTATG ATTTAGCCATGAAGATGCTAGAAGATGATACAACACTAGCAACTGCCCATAATTCCAATGCAGAAACTGCCTTACATGTCTTGGCTCGAAGGCCTTTAGAATTTGGTGGCCGAAGTACTTTAGGAATGTGCAGTAGGCTCAGGAAATCAT TAGTCTCAGGCATTGAGGATTCGTACAAAAGCTCGAAGCAAACTAAAGCCCTAGAACTAGTCGAATGCCTTTGGAATCAAATCTTGAAACACGACGATGACTATGTCATGCGCCTCATCGCAGAACCTTCGGAAGTACTATTTGACGCGACGAGATTAGGAAATTATGAGTTCCTGTCTGTGCTTATTAATTCTTATCCAGATTTACTATGGGAAACTGATGACGAAAATCGGACTATGTTCCATGTTGCAGTCTTGTATCGTCATGCAAGTATCTTCAATTTAGTACATGAGACGGGTTCAATCAAAGACATCATAGTGACATATACTGATGATGAGAATAACAACATTTTACATCTTGCTGCAAAACTAGCACCGCAAAATCAACTCAATCTTGTGTCAGGTGCAGCTCTACAAATGCAGCGAGAGTTAGTATGGTTTGAG GAAGTGAAAAAGATTGTTCAACCTCTGTCCATAGATATGAAAAACAAGGACGGCAAAACACCTCGAGAATTATTCACTAGTGAGCATGAGGGGTTATTGTGTAAGGGAGAATCATGGATGAAGAACACTGCAAATTCGTGCATGCTTGTTGCTACCATTATCACCACTGTCGTGTTTTCAGCTGCATTTAGCATACCAGGTGGTATAGCTGATAATACAGGAGCACCAAAATTCCTAAAAGATACAGCATTTCTCATCTTTGTCATATCAGATGGAGTAGCACTCTTCTCCTCTTCAACTTCCACGCTGATGTTCTTGTACATCCTCACCTCGCGGTATGCAGAAAATGATTTTCTCAAATCCTTACCGTTGAAGTTAATGGCAGGACTCGCATCACTCTTCATCTCCATGACGTCGATGATGATAGCCTTCAGCACAGCCTTCTATTTATCCTGTCACTACGGATTGCGTTTCGTCTcggattttatatttatatttgcatTTGTTCCAGTTGTCTTGTTCGTTTTCTTGCAATATCCACTCTTGTGCGATATGTTCTTATCGACATATTATTCAAGTCTTATATTTCAGCCAAGAAAACATATGATCCAATAG
- the LOC18774439 gene encoding ankyrin repeat-containing protein NPR4 isoform X2: MSSPGPQSTPASTKPKHPSRHLLEKSNREVYLKLCVPLHKAAIRGDWDTAKGILSIDPTLSSAGITKGWLTALHIAAGARHIHFVEELVKMMDEEDLALQDNKENTALSFAAGAGAIEIAKIMIQKNKLLPTIKTGEGLTPLFMAALLGRSEMAWYLYPKTYPMLKETDRNALFFSCIDTGLYDLAMKMLEDDTTLATAHNSNAETALHVLARRPLEFGGRSTLGMCSRLRKSFSGIEDSYKSSKQTKALELVECLWNQILKHDDDYVMRLIAEPSEVLFDATRLGNYEFLSVLINSYPDLLWETDDENRTMFHVAVLYRHASIFNLVHETGSIKDIIVTYTDDENNNILHLAAKLAPQNQLNLVSGAALQMQRELVWFEEVKKIVQPLSIDMKNKDGKTPRELFTSEHEGLLCKGESWMKNTANSCMLVATIITTVVFSAAFSIPGGIADNTGAPKFLKDTAFLIFVISDGVALFSSSTSTLMFLYILTSRYAENDFLKSLPLKLMAGLASLFISMTSMMIAFSTAFYLSCHYGLRFVSDFIFIFAFVPVVLFVFLQYPLLCDMFLSTYYSSLIFQPRKHMIQ, from the exons ATGTCTAGCCCAGGACCACAATCTACACCTGCTTCCACAAAGCCTAAGCATCCTTCACGTCATCTGCTAGAAAAAAGCAACA GAGAAGTATACTTGAAGTTATGTGTGCCCCTGCACAAAGCTGCAATAAGGGGTGATTGGGATACCGCTAAAGGAATCTTATCTATCGATCCTACACTTTCAAGTGCTGGCATAACAAAAGGATGGCTGACTGCTCTTCACATTGCAGCAGGTGCAAGGCATATTCACTTTGTGGAGGAACTGGTCAAAATGATGGATGAAGAAGACTTGGCACTTCAAgacaacaaagaaaacactGCATTGAGTTTTGCCGCCGGAGCTGGAGCCATAGAAATTGCCAAGATTATGattcagaaaaataagttattgcCAACAATTAAAACTGGTGAAGGACTGACACCGCTCTTTATGGCTGCTTTGCTAGGACGGTCTGAAATGGCGTGGTACTTATACCCTAAAACGTATCCAATGCTAAAGGAAACGGACCGCAAtgctctatttttttcttgtatcGATACTGGTCTTTATG ATTTAGCCATGAAGATGCTAGAAGATGATACAACACTAGCAACTGCCCATAATTCCAATGCAGAAACTGCCTTACATGTCTTGGCTCGAAGGCCTTTAGAATTTGGTGGCCGAAGTACTTTAGGAATGTGCAGTAGGCTCAGGAAATCAT TCTCAGGCATTGAGGATTCGTACAAAAGCTCGAAGCAAACTAAAGCCCTAGAACTAGTCGAATGCCTTTGGAATCAAATCTTGAAACACGACGATGACTATGTCATGCGCCTCATCGCAGAACCTTCGGAAGTACTATTTGACGCGACGAGATTAGGAAATTATGAGTTCCTGTCTGTGCTTATTAATTCTTATCCAGATTTACTATGGGAAACTGATGACGAAAATCGGACTATGTTCCATGTTGCAGTCTTGTATCGTCATGCAAGTATCTTCAATTTAGTACATGAGACGGGTTCAATCAAAGACATCATAGTGACATATACTGATGATGAGAATAACAACATTTTACATCTTGCTGCAAAACTAGCACCGCAAAATCAACTCAATCTTGTGTCAGGTGCAGCTCTACAAATGCAGCGAGAGTTAGTATGGTTTGAG GAAGTGAAAAAGATTGTTCAACCTCTGTCCATAGATATGAAAAACAAGGACGGCAAAACACCTCGAGAATTATTCACTAGTGAGCATGAGGGGTTATTGTGTAAGGGAGAATCATGGATGAAGAACACTGCAAATTCGTGCATGCTTGTTGCTACCATTATCACCACTGTCGTGTTTTCAGCTGCATTTAGCATACCAGGTGGTATAGCTGATAATACAGGAGCACCAAAATTCCTAAAAGATACAGCATTTCTCATCTTTGTCATATCAGATGGAGTAGCACTCTTCTCCTCTTCAACTTCCACGCTGATGTTCTTGTACATCCTCACCTCGCGGTATGCAGAAAATGATTTTCTCAAATCCTTACCGTTGAAGTTAATGGCAGGACTCGCATCACTCTTCATCTCCATGACGTCGATGATGATAGCCTTCAGCACAGCCTTCTATTTATCCTGTCACTACGGATTGCGTTTCGTCTcggattttatatttatatttgcatTTGTTCCAGTTGTCTTGTTCGTTTTCTTGCAATATCCACTCTTGTGCGATATGTTCTTATCGACATATTATTCAAGTCTTATATTTCAGCCAAGAAAACATATGATCCAATAG
- the LOC18774876 gene encoding uncharacterized protein At2g27730, mitochondrial: MASRMAARFVTRRLSSSGKVLSEEERAAENVYIKKTEQEKLQKLARKGPKPEENPTASSEGSISDAKPSGSTSGESTAKVSTDKYRNYAVVAGVVTVGAAAGWYLKSSGKKQEVQD; encoded by the exons ATGGCATCAAGGATGGCTGCAAGGTTTGTTACTCGGAGGCTGTCAAGCAGTGGAAAAGTGCTTAGTGAGGAGGAAAGAGCTGCAGAGAACGTTTACATTAAG AAAACCGAGCAAGAGAAGCTGCAGAAACTTGCACGTAAA GGCCCTAAACCAGAAGAGAACCCAACTGCAAGCTCAGAGGGCTCGATATCTGATGCCAAACCAAGTGGCTCTACCTCTGGAGAATCAACTGCCAAAGTATCCACTGACAAGTACCGGAATTATGCTGTTGTAGCAGGTGTTGTAACTGTTGGCGCTGCTGCAGGTTGGTATCTCAAATCTAGTGGAAAGAAACAAGAAGTGCAGGACTGA
- the LOC109949604 gene encoding uncharacterized protein LOC109949604 has product MMKDCIDYSKGCEACQRHGPIQQVPSVPMNPVVKPWPFRGWAMDLIGKIYPASNQQHCFIIVATDYFTKWVEAKPVKTTTSQEIIIFIEEQIIQRFGIPESITTDRGSSFISRDMLDMAETFKFKLLQSTPYYAQANGQAESSNKVIINIIRKMLEKNPKQWHEKLSETLWAYRTSKREATGMTPYALTYGHDAILPMEIAVQSLRIAHQHDLTGEDYSQAMLLELEGLDASRIDTLNKLLAGKQAVSRAYNKRVKNKSFEEGEIVWKAILPLGTHIAGYGKWSPTWEGPFIINQILGMGAYRLQDRDGVVHFAPINGKWLKKFYPTMWDSQAKNLDENVLHLFENTLVLGPHWFGPVPAEVAELLKKDAEAPLCFESTSALASYSWVSKNLSRSFPSSEVRNSPVKWADWIDRLLPRYGGHWRRAGLYDAILLSKQSINRDENLLAAALCFWNSASNTFDFRVGPMAPTLLDMAQIFGFRPHGRPVDAVGDYHRRKNQEKVATPFTISPATINQNCSFSNFLKRFSAEKDKDQQHMLFLLYWLNRFVFPNRSSAVLLEYRHLAEALHNHTDVGLGPTVLAHLFKNLHTATLENPLNLSAPGAFWMIQIWLQVYFPDCNSGMISAE; this is encoded by the exons atgatgaaggattgcatCGACTATTCCAAAGGATGTGAAGCCTGTCAAAGGCACGGCCCAATCCAGCAGGTTCCTTCGGTTCCCATGAATCCAGTAGTAAAGCCATGGCCTTTCaggggatgggcaatggatctcattggcaaaATCTATCCAGCCAGCAACCAGCAGCACTGTTTCATCATCGTTGCCACAGATTATTTCACCAAGTGGGTAGAAGCCAAgccagtaaaaaccacaacatctcaagagatcatcatCTTTATAGAAGAACAGATCATACAGAGATTTGGCATTCCGGAATCAATCACAACTGATAggggttcttctttcatatctagggatatgctagatatggcagaaacattcaagttcaaactgcTTCAATCTACCCCCTAttatgctcaagctaatggacaggcagaatcaagtaacaaggtgattatcaatatcatcagaaaAATGCTAGAGAAGAATCCGAAGCAGTGGCATGAGAAGTTGTCAGAAACTTTGTGGGCATACAGAACgtcaaaaagagaagcaactggcATGACTCCCTATGCTCTGACCTACGGTCATGATGCAATTCTGCCCATGGAGATAGCAGTCCAGTCCCTTAGAATTGCTCACCAGCACGATCTCACTGGGGAGGATTACTCTCAAGCCATGTTGCTGGAATTGGAAGGATTGGATGCAAGCAGAATTGacaccctcaacaaactcttagcaggaaaacaggCTGTGTCGAGAgcctacaacaaaagagtcaaaaacaagagttttgaagagggagagatagtCTGGAAAgcaattctgccccttggaACACACATAGCTGGATATGGAAAGTGgtcacctacatgggaaggcccttttataattaaccaaatcctCGGAATGGGGGCATATAGGTTGCAGGACCGAGATGGGGTTGTTCACTTCGCCCCAATCAATGGCAAATGGTTAAAGAAGTTCTATCCAACCATGTGGGATTCGCAGGCT AAGAATCTGGACGAGAATGTTCTCCATTTGTTTGAGAACACTCTGGTGTTAGGGCCTCACTGGTTTGGTCCTGTTCCGGCTGAGGTGGCGGAATTGCTGAAAAAGGATGCTGAGGCACCTTTGTGTTTTGAAAGCACTTCTGCCCTAGCTTCTTATTCTTGGGTTAGCAAGAATTTGAGTCGATCTTTTCCGTCCAGCGAGGTGAGGAACAGTCCCGTCAAATGGGCAGACTGGATTGACAGACTTCTCCCGAGATATGGGGGTCACTGGAGGAGAGCTGGGCTCTATGACGCCATTCTTCTGTCCAAGCAGTCGATTAACAGAGATGAGAACCTGCTTGCTGCTGCCCTGTGTTTTTGGAATTCTGCCAGCAACACATTTGATTTCCGTGTGGGTCCCATGGCTCCAACTCTACTGGATATGGctcagatttttgggtttaggccCCATGGCAGACCtgttgatgctgttggagATTATCACAGGCGAAAGAACCAAGAGAAAGTGGCCACTCCCTTCACTATCTCTCCAGCCACGATCAATCAGAACTGCTCCTTCTCCAACTTTCTGAAGAGATTCAGCGctgagaaggacaaggatcAGCAACATATGTTGTTCCTTCTGTATTGGCTGAACCGATTTGTCTTCCCCAATCGGTCTTCGGCAGTTCTGCTTGAATACAGACATCTGGCAGAAGCACTTCACAATCACACTGATGTGGGGCTTGGACCAACAGTTCTGGCCCACCTTTTCAAGAATCTGCATACTGCCACTCTGGAAAATCCATTGAACCTGTCTGCTCCTGGCgcattctggatgatccagatctggctGCAGGTATATTTCCCCGATTGCAACTCCGGTATGATTTCAGCGGAATAA